In Maridesulfovibrio zosterae DSM 11974, a genomic segment contains:
- the rpsL gene encoding 30S ribosomal protein S12, whose protein sequence is MPTINQLVRKGREKQLKRKKTPALQACPQRRGVCTRVYTTTPKKPNSALRKVARVRLTNSMEVTAYIGGEGHNLQEHSVVLIRGGRVKDLPGVRYHIVRGSLDTAGVADRRQGRSKYGAKRPK, encoded by the coding sequence ATGCCAACCATTAATCAGCTCGTAAGAAAAGGGCGTGAAAAGCAGCTCAAGCGTAAGAAAACTCCTGCGCTTCAGGCTTGCCCCCAGCGTCGTGGCGTATGCACTAGAGTGTATACAACCACCCCTAAAAAGCCTAACTCCGCTTTGCGTAAGGTCGCTCGTGTTCGTTTGACCAACAGCATGGAAGTAACAGCATATATCGGTGGTGAAGGCCACAACCTTCAGGAACACTCCGTGGTACTTATCCGTGGTGGTCGTGTAAAAGATTTACCTGGTGTTCGTTACCACATTGTTCGCGGCTCTCTTGACACCGCTGGTGTTGCAGATCGTCGTCAGGGTCGTTCCAAGTACGGCGCTAAGCGTCCTAAATAG
- the rpsG gene encoding 30S ribosomal protein S7, whose protein sequence is MPRKGPVAKRQILPDPVYGSQLATKFMNRLMYDGKKSVSENIFYQALEFLGEKTQEDPIKAFEKALENVKPHVEVKSRRVGGATYQVPVEVRPERQISLAIRWLINFARSRGEKGMVARLSGEFLDAYNKRGGAVKKKEDTHRMAEANKAFAHYRW, encoded by the coding sequence ATGCCTCGTAAAGGTCCGGTAGCTAAAAGACAAATTCTTCCTGATCCGGTATACGGCTCTCAGCTTGCAACCAAGTTCATGAATAGACTCATGTACGATGGTAAGAAGAGTGTGTCTGAAAATATATTCTATCAAGCTCTTGAATTCCTCGGTGAAAAAACCCAGGAAGATCCTATCAAGGCTTTTGAAAAAGCTCTTGAAAATGTTAAGCCACATGTTGAAGTCAAATCCCGCCGTGTCGGTGGTGCTACATATCAGGTTCCGGTCGAAGTTCGTCCTGAACGCCAGATATCTTTGGCTATCAGATGGTTAATCAATTTTGCCCGTTCCAGAGGTGAAAAGGGTATGGTTGCTCGCCTTAGTGGTGAATTCCTCGATGCTTATAACAAGCGTGGCGGAGCTGTTAAGAAAAAAGAAGACACCCATCGTATGGCCGAAGCTAACAAGGCTTTTGCACACTACCGTTGGTAA